One genomic window of Punica granatum isolate Tunisia-2019 chromosome 1, ASM765513v2, whole genome shotgun sequence includes the following:
- the LOC116213526 gene encoding protein TIC 56, chloroplastic: protein MASINFNPFESWFSKPPNPVPPVSLHSFAQSLFPKSPSPPNFASVSSSMFGKNPKKPEKEPDEPGPYTQMLEQFFWECENLPDYRHTPEVEEILNEDPIFVKKENPTEEEVKENEQWWKDFRSSPIVQFMARCEEINDKLNEMELKENENPYRDEDKKLWKAIPHVPGLDGRPMPRKAIKTREESDDKFWDFARQFFFGLWGFRQRPYPPGRPIDVAQAIGYKRLEKRYYDFIMRSGGFYYKDRLGRTRGPTELIQLKTAWGAGIIDKDTFIWGEDMDEWAPIHMVYGLEPAIATWEVRLGAAATAFIHKLQKGIPPWVPLKGQEKKTYKQLQEEAIESKRRDLAVLKANDGIWPGVRIPSHALFLWASGPELTPTLEADHMPNKYIPKDLRKQLAKIIPGLRPWEVLSVEQAMDQITYGGEWYREPLGSYTTGPPYIRHWNKDVKRMFRIFFNLSTRVYNKLERTIPGFDKIMERVNADAAAREAKRKERRGAQKKAEEEVALLGRVEK from the exons ATGGCGTCAATCAACTTCAATCCTTTCGAGAGCTGGTTCTCAAAACCCCCGAACCCAGTCCCTCCCGTGAGCCTTCACTCCTTCGCTCAATCCCTCTTCCCAAAATCGCCGAGCCCACCAAATTTCGCCTCCGTCAGCTCCAGTATGTTCGGAAAGAACCCGAAGAAACCCGAAAAGGAACCCGACGAGCCCGGCCCTTACACCCAAATGCTGGAACAGTTCTTCTGGGAATGTGAGAACTTGCCCGATTACAGGCACACCCCGGAGGTGGAGGAGATCCTCAACGAAGATCCCATTTTCGTGAAAAAGGAGAATCCCACCGAGGAGGAGGTTAAGGAGAACGAGCAATGGTGGAAAGACTTCAG GTCAAGCCCGATCGTGCAGTTCATGGCCAGGTGCGAGGAAATAAATGATAAGCTTAATGAAATGGAGCTCAAAGAGAATGAGAATCCCTATAGGGATGAGGACAAGAAGCTGTGGAAGGCAATACCCCACGTTCCTGGGCTTGATGGTCGGCCCATGCcacgaaaagcaataaagacaAGGGAAGAGAGCGACGACAAATTCTGGGATTTTGCAAGGCAGTTTTTCTTTGGGCTGTGGGGGTTCCGGCAACGACCTTACCCGCCCGGGAGGCCCATCGATGTTGCTCAGGCCATCGGTTACAAGCGGCTCGAGAAGCGGTACTATGATT TCATCATGAGGAGTGGTGGATTCTACTATAAGGACCGCCTGGGCCGTACACGTGGTCCCACGGAGTTGATTCAACTAAAGACCGCATGGGGTGCCGGTATAATCGACAAGGACACGTTCATCTGGGGTGAGGACATGGATGAATGGGCTCCCATTCACATGGTTTATGGGCTTGAACCCGCAATTGCAACATGGGAAG TGAGACTTGGAGCTGCTGCAACAGCTTTCATTCACAAGCTACAAAAGGGAATACCTCCTTGGGTTCCTCTCAAGGGGCAGGAGAAGAAAACTTACAAGCAGCTCCAAGAGGAAGCTATAGAGAGCAAGAGACGCGACCTTGCAGTTCTGAAAGCTAATGATGGGATTTGGCCGGGAGTTCGAATCCCGAGTCATGCCCTGTTTCTCTGGGCCAGTGGCCCAGAATTGACTCCAACTTTGGAAGCTGATCACATGCCAAACAAATACATCCCTAAAGATTTAAG AAAGCAGTTGGCTAAAATAATCCCAGGATTGAGGCCGTGGGAGGTTCTGAGCGTTGAACAGGCAATGGATCAGATAACATATGGTGGAGAATGGTACCGTGAGCCTCTTGGTTCTTACACGACAGGCCCTCCTTACATCCGGCATTGGAATAAGGACGTTAAG AGGATGTTTAGGATTTTCTTCAATCTCAGCACCCGGGTGTACAACAAGTTAGAGAGGACAATTCCTGGTTTCGACAAGATAATGGAGCGAGTGAATGCTGACGCAGCTGCAAGAGAAGCCAAGCGGAAGGAGAGGAGGGGAGCGCAGAAGAAAGCTGAGGAAGAGGTGGCCCTGTTGGGTCGAGTCGAAAAATAA
- the LOC116213532 gene encoding zinc finger protein AEBP2: MEDGVTEDEIMAAAPLNLSPRGHPGNQKTQDGQVQEEEEEEEDKIAEGAERVEGREDGGGGGFIIHLISNLIHDKRSAEEEDGEKEEKPGQPRDISTKEGQSPPPVKDEKGGGGGLLGHLFTNLVSTSSPRSGGGQTDRPPEGEQGRNRSGGGSTAAEGGSGNSGGAVIGNIISSILHRPNGGGCGEVAGMGKPEAAEASGAAAATEEEERDGGGGIIENLVSHLPAALPEDAAPTTDEASILIHSIVKD, encoded by the exons ATGGAAGACGGTGTAACAGAGGATGAAATCATGGCGGCTGCTCCCCTGAATCTCAGTCCTAGAGGGCACCCCGGAAACCAGAAAACACAGGATGGTCAGgtccaagaagaagaagaagaagaagaagataaaataGCCGAGGGTGCTGAAAGAGTTGAAGGGAGGGAAGATGGAGGTGGTGGCGGGTTCATAATCCATCTCATCTCCAACTTAATCCATGACAAGAGATCagctgaagaagaagacggaGAAAAGGAGGAGAAACCAGGGCAGCCGAGAGATATATCCACGAAGGAAGGTCAAAGTCCGCCTCCTGTTAAAGATGAAAAGGGAGGTGGCGGGGGCCTTCTCGGTCATTTATTCACCAATTTGGTCTCCACTTCCAGTCCGAGGTCTGGAGGAGGACAGACAGACCGGCCGCCGGAAGGTGAGCAGGGGAGGAATAGGAGCGGAGGAGGTTCTACTGCAGCTGAGGGTGGTTCTGGAAATAGTGGCGGTGCAGTGATCGGGAACATCATCTCCAGCATCCTCCACCGCCCGaatggaggtggctgtggggAGGTGGCAGGAATGGGGAAACCGGAGGCGGCTGAAGCAAGTGGAGCAGCCGCTGCGACAGAGGAAGAGGAACGCGACGGGGGAGGCGGCATCATCGAGAACCTCGTTTCCCATTTGCCTGCTGCTCTTCCAG AGGATGCTGCTCCGACAACTGACGAGGCCTCCATTCTGATTCACTCCATCGTTAAGGACTGA